One region of Gilliamella sp. ESL0405 genomic DNA includes:
- a CDS encoding hemagglutinin repeat-containing protein, protein MLSRLKADPDSVLKRLGDGYYEQQLIKEQIVGLTGHRYLQGYENDLAQYQALMDAGISFANQYGIAPGVELSAEQMKALTTDMVLLVKKQVVINHQAIDVLVPQVYIVNRTELSHDGALIAGDNVFIKGQALNSSGLINAKKDIQLSGNNVTNSGTVFGERVAIDAKNDITNYGKLVGDKLVYLSADNDINLLSSTRTQIRGNNVTTNIDQASIIQVNNGNIVIDAGHDIHAKAGWIINNAETGNTSLHAGHDIRFTAAEIEEKLDLGGGKHYRKSHEHNVVGSEISAANNVTLSAGHDIDAKTVDIAAGKQLGLYADNDIAIGTSSERFELDEFHKSSSKGFLNKTTTTTQTQIDNTTEKGSQLYGDSVTIAAGNNLSVTGSQVVGTHDVNLKAGNNIDIDAAEESYYRKQETKTKKSGLMSSGGIGVTIGHEKENLKQTDSEQAYLGSTVGSTEGNVSIQAGKDITVKGSDIIAKQDVNLTGENVAIEALDAKTTYNEQYTYEKSGLTIALTGTAADMYEAAKAVERAKEKGNDKLLALQSIKSALTALEAIEDLQLQNQQGQKQASIGVSVMVGTQRTEREVNQEQHNVISSGVSAGQNIHITATGDANEQGGDITLKGSEVKAGNDINLTANRDVNVIGAVNTQHSDRDEKSYGGGVGIQLQFGGDESGLRFKANGNFSRERENADGSAWTESVIDARNQLNIKTGHDVNVVGGQLKGDTVKMNVGNNLNIQSLQDTDNYDYEKISASVSGTAGYGGVSANGSLSATEMESKWASVTDQSGIFAGQGGYDITVGNNTDLKGAVIASKAEDTSKNKLDTGTISFSDIKNKADFKVTHVAISGGTAGPGAPTAFKDSDSDSSTTKSAVEKGELIIRNQDQQKQDINGLSRDTDSANNPLKQIFDKQKELDKIETVELIKDIAQQAKSVVKKYDRIEAQKEVDKNKDALIRAEAEKRYKYLSDEEKAKYASFEQYYSANEDSIYYALVDKQLEINKNKDKNLGTMGGDVSKGIDTAMAIVTGVITGDITGSLAGASAPWIAEQIKLHTGHQDEKGNWVTDDIAGNLIAHAILGAVVAELQGGPSIAGGVGAVAGELAAKLIREQLYGKDVKDLTEAEKQNISALAQLAAGLAIAAGGGDTGAAGAAMAAGKNAVENNLLSPADVAEADKKYAACNGDRKCQMQVVKETNELDKEKIRALQEYKNQLLEEYAERYREIIADCEGYTTCQLERRDWLQEEIDNRYRDFYNIVTDGASPDDLSFGYYPDDTKIQSLWEGMKNAPGKLVDNIVEGGDKAIRYIDDNSLGKIADDAWEFGKKIASIPREWLNKEIPADSFETALTNLASMTGHDVGEASFYTVAGTATAALGGKIIQWIDGKWTPVKIGSLETGKGPTANKPLDKTDLELQHGKGNVEQGGGNYKETKDKILDNQAANQKANESSKFGEHVAKEQEINAGKGTTTVKTPDGISFNIEQPKHLATVDRFSQNGISGGHNANAFYDAAKQNNVKILNETPTGTPGITKIEYQIPAKDRAGNFTGDYKGNGSKPFTKTIYDPKIFTDQKMLELGQQAASSGYKQAIARGERAYNATAGGVTFRVYIDPKTGTVTNFHPK, encoded by the coding sequence ATGTTAAGTCGCTTAAAAGCCGATCCGGACTCGGTGCTTAAGCGCTTAGGTGACGGTTATTATGAGCAACAACTGATTAAGGAACAAATCGTTGGTTTGACCGGTCATCGCTATTTGCAAGGCTATGAAAATGATTTAGCGCAGTATCAAGCCTTAATGGATGCCGGTATTAGCTTTGCTAATCAATACGGTATTGCGCCAGGGGTGGAGCTGTCTGCTGAGCAGATGAAAGCGTTAACCACTGATATGGTCTTGTTGGTGAAAAAGCAGGTGGTCATTAATCATCAAGCTATCGATGTTTTAGTTCCGCAGGTTTACATTGTTAACCGCACTGAGCTCAGCCATGACGGTGCGTTAATTGCCGGTGATAATGTCTTTATTAAAGGTCAGGCGCTTAATAGCAGTGGATTAATTAATGCGAAAAAAGATATTCAGTTATCCGGCAATAATGTCACCAATAGTGGCACGGTATTCGGTGAGCGGGTGGCAATTGATGCGAAAAATGATATTACCAATTACGGGAAATTAGTCGGTGATAAGCTGGTTTATTTATCTGCCGATAATGATATCAATCTTCTGTCCAGTACCCGCACGCAAATCCGTGGCAATAATGTCACCACCAATATCGACCAGGCCAGTATCATTCAGGTGAATAATGGCAATATTGTTATCGATGCCGGGCATGATATTCATGCTAAAGCCGGCTGGATTATTAATAATGCTGAGACAGGCAATACGTCGTTGCACGCCGGTCATGATATTCGCTTTACTGCCGCTGAGATTGAAGAGAAGTTAGATTTAGGTGGTGGCAAACATTATCGTAAAAGCCATGAACACAATGTCGTTGGCAGTGAAATCAGTGCCGCCAATAATGTGACGTTAAGTGCCGGACATGATATTGATGCCAAAACGGTCGATATTGCTGCCGGTAAGCAATTAGGACTTTATGCGGATAATGATATCGCTATCGGGACGTCGTCTGAGCGATTTGAGTTAGATGAGTTCCATAAGAGTTCAAGCAAAGGCTTTTTAAATAAAACGACCACCACCACGCAGACGCAAATCGATAATACCACCGAAAAAGGCAGTCAGCTCTATGGCGATAGTGTCACCATTGCCGCCGGGAATAATTTAAGTGTCACCGGTAGTCAGGTGGTCGGTACTCACGATGTCAATCTGAAGGCGGGCAATAATATTGATATTGATGCCGCCGAGGAGTCTTATTACCGTAAACAAGAGACGAAGACGAAAAAATCCGGGCTGATGAGTAGTGGCGGTATCGGGGTGACCATTGGTCATGAGAAAGAAAATCTGAAACAGACCGATAGCGAGCAAGCCTATTTAGGCAGTACCGTCGGCAGCACTGAGGGTAATGTGAGCATTCAGGCCGGTAAGGATATCACCGTCAAAGGCAGTGATATTATTGCTAAGCAGGATGTGAACTTAACCGGTGAGAATGTGGCTATCGAGGCACTTGATGCCAAAACCACCTATAACGAGCAGTACACTTATGAGAAATCCGGACTGACCATTGCGTTAACCGGTACGGCAGCAGATATGTATGAAGCGGCCAAAGCGGTTGAGCGGGCGAAAGAGAAAGGCAATGATAAGTTATTAGCCCTGCAATCAATTAAATCTGCGCTGACCGCACTTGAAGCGATTGAAGATTTGCAGCTGCAAAATCAGCAAGGTCAAAAACAGGCGTCAATCGGTGTCAGTGTGATGGTGGGCACGCAGCGCACTGAGCGGGAGGTCAATCAGGAGCAACATAATGTTATCAGTAGCGGGGTCTCTGCCGGGCAGAATATTCATATCACCGCAACCGGTGATGCAAATGAGCAAGGCGGGGATATCACCTTAAAAGGCAGTGAGGTGAAAGCCGGCAATGATATTAATCTGACCGCTAACCGGGATGTGAATGTGATTGGTGCGGTCAATACGCAGCACAGTGACCGGGATGAGAAAAGCTACGGCGGTGGCGTGGGCATTCAGCTTCAGTTTGGTGGCGATGAAAGTGGTCTGCGGTTTAAAGCCAACGGTAACTTTAGTCGGGAGCGGGAAAATGCTGACGGCAGTGCCTGGACCGAGAGTGTGATTGATGCCAGGAATCAACTCAATATCAAAACCGGTCATGATGTGAATGTGGTCGGTGGTCAGTTAAAAGGGGATACGGTGAAGATGAATGTGGGCAATAATCTTAACATTCAGTCACTGCAAGATACCGATAATTATGATTATGAAAAAATCAGTGCTTCAGTCAGCGGCACCGCCGGTTATGGTGGGGTGAGTGCGAACGGCTCGTTATCGGCCACTGAAATGGAAAGTAAATGGGCAAGCGTGACTGACCAGTCGGGTATCTTTGCCGGTCAAGGCGGCTATGATATTACGGTCGGCAATAACACGGACTTAAAAGGCGCGGTGATTGCCTCGAAAGCGGAAGATACCAGTAAAAACAAACTTGATACCGGCACTATCAGCTTCAGTGATATTAAAAATAAAGCTGACTTTAAAGTGACCCATGTTGCCATTAGTGGTGGCACCGCCGGTCCCGGTGCGCCAACGGCATTTAAAGACAGTGACAGTGACTCAAGTACCACCAAATCAGCGGTGGAAAAAGGCGAGTTAATCATCCGCAATCAGGACCAGCAAAAACAGGATATTAACGGCTTAAGCCGGGATACGGACAGTGCCAATAATCCGCTCAAACAGATTTTTGATAAGCAAAAAGAGCTGGATAAAATTGAGACGGTTGAGCTGATTAAAGATATTGCCCAACAAGCTAAAAGTGTGGTGAAGAAATATGACCGCATTGAGGCACAAAAAGAGGTGGATAAAAATAAGGATGCGTTAATCCGGGCGGAAGCAGAAAAGCGATATAAATATTTAAGTGATGAGGAAAAAGCAAAATACGCCTCATTTGAACAATATTATAGCGCGAATGAAGACTCCATTTATTACGCGCTGGTTGATAAGCAGCTGGAAATCAATAAAAATAAAGATAAAAACCTGGGCACCATGGGCGGTGATGTCAGTAAAGGGATTGATACCGCTATGGCGATTGTGACCGGGGTGATTACCGGTGATATTACCGGTAGTCTGGCCGGTGCCAGTGCGCCGTGGATTGCCGAGCAAATCAAACTGCATACCGGTCATCAAGATGAAAAAGGTAACTGGGTAACCGATGATATCGCCGGCAACTTAATTGCCCATGCGATACTCGGCGCCGTTGTTGCGGAGCTGCAAGGAGGTCCATCGATTGCCGGTGGGGTTGGTGCGGTTGCCGGTGAGCTGGCGGCGAAACTGATTCGTGAACAACTCTACGGTAAAGACGTTAAAGACTTAACCGAAGCTGAAAAACAAAACATCAGCGCCCTCGCCCAGCTGGCAGCCGGCCTGGCGATTGCCGCCGGTGGCGGTGATACCGGCGCTGCCGGTGCGGCAATGGCTGCCGGGAAGAATGCGGTTGAGAATAATTTGTTAAGCCCTGCGGATGTTGCTGAAGCAGACAAGAAATATGCAGCCTGTAATGGTGATAGAAAATGCCAAATGCAGGTAGTAAAAGAAACAAATGAGCTTGATAAAGAAAAGATCAGAGCATTACAAGAATATAAAAATCAATTGTTAGAAGAGTATGCTGAGAGATATCGAGAAATTATAGCGGATTGTGAAGGCTATACAACTTGTCAGTTAGAAAGAAGAGATTGGTTGCAGGAAGAGATAGATAATCGATATCGTGATTTTTATAATATAGTTACTGATGGTGCATCACCAGATGATCTGAGTTTTGGATATTATCCTGATGACACAAAAATTCAATCCTTATGGGAAGGAATGAAAAATGCGCCTGGCAAGTTGGTTGATAACATTGTTGAAGGTGGCGATAAAGCTATTCGCTACATTGATGACAACTCACTAGGAAAAATTGCAGATGACGCTTGGGAGTTTGGAAAGAAAATAGCAAGCATTCCAAGAGAATGGTTAAATAAAGAGATCCCAGCAGATTCTTTTGAAACAGCATTGACTAACTTAGCAAGTATGACTGGGCATGATGTTGGTGAAGCGTCATTCTATACTGTTGCGGGAACGGCAACGGCTGCTTTAGGCGGTAAGATTATACAATGGATTGACGGGAAATGGACCCCAGTTAAGATTGGTAGTTTGGAGACCGGAAAGGGACCTACTGCCAATAAACCATTAGACAAAACAGACTTAGAGCTACAACACGGAAAAGGAAATGTTGAACAAGGTGGTGGAAATTATAAAGAGACTAAGGATAAAATACTTGATAATCAGGCTGCCAATCAGAAAGCAAACGAAAGTAGTAAATTTGGTGAGCATGTAGCGAAAGAGCAAGAAATTAATGCTGGTAAGGGGACGACAACAGTCAAAACTCCAGATGGTATTAGTTTTAATATTGAGCAACCAAAGCATTTAGCAACTGTGGATAGATTTAGTCAAAATGGTATTTCAGGTGGGCATAATGCTAATGCTTTTTATGATGCAGCTAAGCAAAATAATGTTAAAATTTTGAATGAGACACCGACAGGAACTCCAGGCATTACTAAGATTGAGTATCAAATACCTGCGAAAGATAGGGCAGGAAACTTCACTGGGGATTATAAAGGTAATGGTTCGAAACCATTTACAAAGACAATTTATGACCCAAAGATATTTACAGATCAAAAAATGCTAGAACTTGGTCAACAAGCAGCATCTAGTGGTTATAAGCAAGCAATCGCTCGAGGGGAAAGAGCATATAATGCGACTGCCGGAGGTGTAACATTTAGGGTTTATATAGACCCTAAAACCGGTACCGTTACTAATTTTCACCCGAAATAG